The Desulfovibrio sp. UIB00 genome has a window encoding:
- a CDS encoding alpha-amylase family glycosyl hydrolase, producing the protein MPSASPGSPLDDPALEQYRPFIQRRTHAYMAEIERIRTHHGSLRAYAGQHLTFGAHRLTTPAGSIWRWREYMPNAESLWLTTDKLNFQRHAKYRFERCADGIFELELPGDTLQHGTYVELRLVPAQAQDAQHPGKALKRIPAFANWVEQNATVPEQWCARLWLPDEPYRFKHRRPARQAFPRIYEAHVGMAQSAQAHKGNSVGSYADFCRDILPRIKACGYTAVQLMGILEHPLYKSFGYQVSSYFAPSSRYGTPDGFKELVDTAHGLGLAVILDVPHGHASANTEQGLAQYDGSRYFFTEQQNQWGTPSFDFSQEATRRFLLSNCRYWLEEFRVDGFRFDAVGNMLYADFGEDDDFSHVGRCFYGKNGLPRADVNGELYLNLANALTHELTTSAMTIAEEFSGMPGLTCPPEQGGLGFDYRFAMGIPDYWAKCIEEPRDMGSLWYEMTNHRPYDRTISYVECHDQHINGSDAMIWRLLGDAMYGHMGNKAESWNISRGLAFYRLMRLITLATADAGYLNFMGCEFGHPEWLDAEKNAHRQWRLADDPGLKYHSLASWDRQMLALVQSHLEDFAQPPMFRFIHEEKRLLAFERGQLLFAFNFHELEAQKGLRFAVSPGKYAELLSSDEIRFAGHGNLAVKSPPTEHFTAPLPGRYEGDITLYLPPLVGLVLKNAK; encoded by the coding sequence ATGCCTTCCGCTTCTCCCGGCAGTCCGTTGGATGACCCAGCCCTGGAGCAGTACCGCCCCTTCATTCAACGCCGCACCCATGCCTATATGGCAGAAATTGAGCGCATACGCACCCATCACGGCTCGTTGCGCGCCTACGCTGGTCAGCACCTCACCTTTGGCGCTCACCGCCTCACAACACCCGCAGGCAGCATATGGCGCTGGCGCGAATACATGCCCAATGCCGAAAGCCTGTGGCTCACCACTGACAAACTGAACTTTCAGCGCCACGCCAAATACCGTTTTGAGCGCTGTGCAGACGGCATTTTTGAGCTGGAACTGCCCGGCGATACCCTGCAACACGGCACCTACGTGGAGTTGCGGCTGGTTCCCGCGCAAGCGCAGGACGCGCAGCACCCCGGCAAGGCCCTCAAGCGCATACCAGCCTTTGCCAACTGGGTGGAACAGAACGCGACAGTGCCGGAGCAATGGTGCGCCCGCCTGTGGCTGCCGGATGAACCTTACCGCTTCAAACATCGCCGCCCTGCCCGGCAGGCCTTTCCCCGTATTTACGAGGCCCATGTGGGCATGGCGCAATCCGCGCAGGCGCACAAGGGCAACAGCGTGGGCAGCTATGCGGATTTTTGCCGCGACATACTGCCCCGTATCAAGGCTTGCGGCTATACGGCGGTGCAGCTCATGGGCATACTGGAGCACCCGCTGTACAAATCATTCGGCTATCAGGTGAGCAGCTATTTTGCGCCGTCGTCGCGTTATGGCACACCGGACGGCTTCAAGGAGCTTGTGGACACCGCGCACGGCCTGGGGCTGGCGGTTATACTTGATGTGCCCCACGGCCACGCCAGCGCCAATACGGAGCAAGGGCTGGCGCAGTACGATGGGAGCAGGTATTTTTTTACCGAGCAACAAAACCAGTGGGGAACGCCATCCTTTGATTTCAGCCAGGAGGCAACGCGGCGTTTTCTGCTCTCCAACTGCCGCTACTGGCTGGAAGAATTCCGCGTGGACGGCTTCCGCTTTGATGCCGTGGGCAACATGCTTTATGCGGATTTTGGCGAAGATGACGATTTTTCTCATGTGGGGCGCTGCTTTTACGGCAAAAACGGCCTGCCCCGCGCAGATGTGAACGGGGAACTGTATCTCAACCTTGCCAATGCCCTCACGCATGAGCTTACTACATCAGCTATGACCATTGCCGAAGAATTTTCCGGCATGCCGGGGCTGACCTGCCCGCCGGAGCAAGGCGGCCTTGGTTTTGATTACCGCTTCGCCATGGGGATTCCCGATTACTGGGCAAAGTGCATTGAAGAGCCGCGCGACATGGGCAGCCTGTGGTATGAAATGACCAACCATCGGCCCTACGACCGCACCATCAGCTATGTGGAATGCCACGACCAGCACATCAACGGCAGCGATGCCATGATCTGGCGGTTGCTGGGCGATGCCATGTACGGTCATATGGGCAACAAGGCCGAGAGCTGGAACATATCGCGCGGGTTGGCCTTTTATCGGCTCATGCGGCTTATAACACTGGCAACGGCAGATGCGGGCTACCTGAACTTTATGGGTTGCGAGTTCGGACATCCCGAATGGCTGGATGCGGAAAAAAATGCGCACCGTCAATGGCGGCTGGCGGACGACCCGGGACTGAAATATCACTCCCTGGCCTCATGGGACAGGCAGATGCTCGCCCTTGTGCAAAGCCACCTTGAGGACTTTGCACAGCCGCCCATGTTCCGCTTTATACATGAAGAAAAGCGACTGCTTGCCTTTGAGCGCGGGCAACTGCTCTTTGCCTTCAATTTTCATGAGCTTGAGGCGCAAAAAGGCCTGCGCTTTGCCGTAAGCCCCGGCAAGTATGCGGAGCTGCTTTCGTCTGACGAAATCCGCTTTGCCGGACATGGTAATCTGGCGGTAAAAAGCCCGCCAACAGAGCATTTTACTGCTCCCCTGCCGGGTCGGTATGAGGGGGACATCACCCTGTATCTTCCGCCGCTTGTGGGATTAGTCTTAAAAAATGCAAAATAA
- a CDS encoding DinB family protein produces MDLKKGQSIIDVFDALLQSTDPALAHVRVAPDAWTLTEIVGHLVDSAANNHQRFARLISGNLEQFPPYDAEIFVTVQQYDGCDFAEMAKFWRQYNWMLMHIMRAIPATALENMWQRPDGAKSLRTLVEGYFEHIEMHADQYRERMQMVTTHIFG; encoded by the coding sequence ATGGACCTGAAGAAAGGACAAAGCATAATTGATGTCTTTGATGCGCTGTTACAGTCTACAGATCCAGCCCTCGCGCATGTGCGGGTAGCGCCAGACGCATGGACGCTTACGGAAATTGTCGGCCATCTTGTGGATTCTGCTGCCAACAACCATCAGCGGTTTGCCCGCTTGATATCGGGCAACCTTGAACAGTTTCCCCCATATGACGCGGAAATATTTGTGACTGTTCAGCAGTATGACGGCTGTGATTTTGCAGAAATGGCAAAGTTCTGGCGGCAATATAACTGGATGCTCATGCACATAATGCGGGCAATACCAGCCACTGCCCTTGAGAATATGTGGCAGCGCCCGGATGGGGCAAAGTCGCTACGGACTCTTGTTGAAGGCTATTTTGAGCATATAGAGATGCACGCAGACCAGTATCGCGAGCGCATGCAGATGGTAACGACTCATATTTTTGGTTAG
- a CDS encoding DUF6573 family protein, producing MECNDWKLICCYTRKRAIDDGIMVDVSDFVSDFGFIVPVAITNNLFTRYIQPTNKLAEAGQSSESRMIDLLVVMMIKLFQRPNTEQLSFNVSFDMEYEEKIESKLVQILAVIGQGDAGEPVLTIMLPEDF from the coding sequence ATGGAATGTAATGATTGGAAATTGATTTGCTGTTACACAAGGAAACGAGCAATCGATGATGGAATCATGGTTGATGTATCAGATTTTGTTAGCGACTTTGGGTTTATTGTTCCAGTTGCAATAACAAATAACCTTTTCACACGGTATATTCAGCCAACAAATAAATTGGCTGAAGCTGGACAATCTTCAGAATCAAGAATGATTGATTTGCTCGTTGTTATGATGATAAAATTATTTCAACGACCAAATACAGAACAACTTTCATTCAATGTTAGCTTTGACATGGAATATGAAGAGAAGATTGAATCAAAGCTCGTTCAAATCTTAGCGGTAATCGGTCAAGGTGATGCTGGGGAACCAGTGCTGACAATAATGCTACCTGAAGACTTTTAG
- a CDS encoding outer membrane beta-barrel protein — translation MFKRLMLAFVLSLALAAPAAAENTGVYGGLKFIDSIQSTGPFSLSGDVKGLGVGQYSQNTVGGGIFVGYDFYPHFQVPMRTELEYAIRSNMTKTWDQKVNGGTASFKGEWGVQTLFANAYWDFHNSTAFTPYLGGGLGMGFIKTKYTADVDGDGDSGSLTQYDTVFAWNLGAGCSYAFTENISADLAYRFVGLGYTDISKRVDDNKVSIGNTPYANEFSLGLRFTF, via the coding sequence ATGTTTAAGCGTCTCATGCTTGCATTTGTTCTGTCCCTGGCACTCGCAGCTCCTGCGGCTGCGGAAAACACCGGCGTTTATGGCGGCTTAAAATTTATTGATTCCATTCAAAGCACTGGCCCGTTCTCTTTGAGCGGGGATGTGAAGGGGCTTGGCGTTGGTCAGTATTCGCAAAACACCGTTGGGGGCGGTATTTTTGTGGGGTACGACTTTTACCCGCATTTTCAGGTGCCCATGCGCACAGAACTGGAATATGCCATACGCAGCAATATGACCAAGACCTGGGATCAGAAAGTAAATGGCGGCACGGCATCGTTCAAGGGCGAGTGGGGCGTGCAAACTCTGTTTGCCAACGCATATTGGGACTTCCACAACTCCACGGCCTTTACTCCTTACCTCGGCGGCGGCCTCGGCATGGGATTCATCAAGACCAAGTACACTGCGGATGTTGACGGCGATGGGGATTCCGGCAGCCTGACGCAGTATGATACCGTTTTTGCATGGAATCTCGGCGCGGGCTGTTCCTATGCCTTTACGGAAAACATCTCGGCAGATCTGGCCTACCGCTTTGTGGGGCTGGGCTATACCGACATCAGCAAGCGCGTTGACGACAACAAGGTTTCCATCGGCAATACTCCGTATGCCAATGAATTCAGCCTTGGCCTGCGTTTTACGTTCTAG
- a CDS encoding NAD(P)-dependent oxidoreductase, with protein MADKMRIGWIGTGVMGLSMAGHLQAAGWPLTVYNRTKAKAEPLLAKGAKWADTPRAVAEASDVVFTIVGYPHDVEEVTLGENGVLRGLAAGGIVCDMSTSSPVLAERIAAAAKKQGCESLDAPVTGGDVGARDAKLSIFVGGDNAAYERVLPCFNKMGTNILHCGGAGFGQKGKLANQAAIAGVMISTCESFLFAQEAGLDVAKWMELVVAGSGGSFAMNTLGRRMLKGDFAPGFFIDHFIKDLGLCLDECRRMKLVLPGITLADQLYRIMQAKGQGSKGTQALVECLAELSAKDWRACCK; from the coding sequence ATGGCTGACAAAATGCGTATTGGCTGGATTGGCACGGGTGTTATGGGCCTTTCGATGGCTGGGCACCTTCAGGCAGCCGGCTGGCCGCTGACCGTATATAACCGCACCAAGGCCAAGGCCGAACCCCTGCTCGCCAAGGGCGCCAAGTGGGCCGACACCCCCCGCGCCGTGGCCGAAGCCTCTGACGTGGTCTTTACCATTGTGGGCTATCCCCACGATGTGGAAGAAGTGACGCTGGGCGAAAACGGCGTGCTGCGCGGCCTGGCCGCTGGCGGCATTGTGTGCGACATGAGCACCTCCAGCCCCGTGCTGGCTGAACGCATTGCCGCTGCTGCCAAAAAGCAGGGCTGCGAATCGCTGGACGCCCCTGTTACCGGCGGCGACGTGGGCGCGCGCGATGCCAAGCTCTCCATCTTTGTGGGCGGCGACAACGCGGCTTACGAGCGTGTACTGCCCTGCTTCAACAAGATGGGCACCAACATTCTGCACTGCGGCGGCGCGGGCTTTGGTCAGAAGGGCAAGCTTGCCAATCAGGCCGCCATTGCTGGCGTGATGATCAGCACCTGCGAATCCTTCCTCTTTGCGCAGGAAGCAGGCCTTGATGTTGCCAAGTGGATGGAGCTTGTTGTTGCGGGTTCCGGCGGCAGCTTTGCCATGAACACCCTTGGCCGCCGCATGCTCAAGGGCGACTTTGCCCCCGGCTTCTTCATCGACCACTTCATCAAGGATCTGGGCCTCTGCCTTGACGAATGCCGCCGCATGAAGCTTGTGCTGCCCGGCATCACCCTGGCTGACCAGCTTTACCGCATCATGCAGGCCAAGGGCCAGGGCAGCAAGGGCACTCAGGCTCTGGTGGAATGCCTTGCCGAACTTTCGGCCAAGGATTGGCGCGCCTGCTGCAAATAA
- a CDS encoding DUF488 family protein, giving the protein MNIILRRVYAHDAEPAGIRVLVDRLWPRGISKSAAPWDVWLKDIAPSDNLRKWFAHDETKWPEFKKRYFAELDAASSAVAQMLTILRQNPTVILLYAAKATEINNAVALKDYFEEKAREN; this is encoded by the coding sequence ATGAATATTATTTTGCGCCGCGTATATGCACACGATGCCGAGCCAGCAGGAATACGGGTTCTTGTGGACAGGCTGTGGCCCCGGGGGATTTCCAAAAGCGCTGCCCCGTGGGATGTGTGGCTTAAAGATATCGCCCCCTCAGACAACCTGCGGAAGTGGTTCGCACACGATGAAACCAAATGGCCAGAATTCAAGAAGCGCTATTTCGCCGAGCTTGATGCTGCCTCATCTGCTGTTGCGCAGATGCTGACCATTCTCCGCCAGAATCCGACCGTGATACTGCTCTACGCCGCAAAAGCTACAGAAATAAATAATGCTGTGGCGCTAAAAGATTATTTTGAGGAGAAGGCAAGAGAGAATTAA
- a CDS encoding site-specific integrase, translating to MSVHPHKDGRWICTYYPNGIRKDKSFGRGPDAKSSADLFDLEMKKLYSNKGTHCESVVPVQISEPMKPLSQMTFGGLVEEYLQHSRANGSTENHLDSILSVANALFYPAFGKEKLIVSFDYGHDILPFMTKIANEPSQRGSCRATVTVNKYGHFLVALFNYAIARDYISNNPMRLWKKAKVKKKDIQLTIEDAQKIMHCAAPHLRWAMEVCFNLGTRSGESELLSLKWSDVDYEKKMVHVYGRKTKTDRFIPVSDEFLKKLAEKQAVARTDHIVEFRGRPIRMIRNAFRQAVRKAQITYPVRMYDLRHLFATSLISAGASIGSVSKLMGHARISTTVNVYYQVKQEELERAMSILPKLEVNDAKTGS from the coding sequence ATGAGCGTACACCCACATAAAGATGGGCGCTGGATTTGCACGTATTATCCAAACGGCATACGGAAGGACAAGTCGTTTGGGCGCGGTCCTGATGCAAAATCTTCAGCAGACTTGTTTGATTTAGAAATGAAAAAACTTTACTCAAATAAAGGAACTCATTGCGAATCAGTCGTACCAGTACAAATCTCTGAGCCAATGAAACCTTTAAGCCAGATGACCTTTGGAGGACTGGTAGAAGAGTATCTTCAGCATAGTCGGGCGAATGGTTCCACAGAAAACCATTTAGACAGCATTTTGAGTGTCGCAAATGCGCTCTTTTACCCGGCATTTGGAAAGGAAAAGCTGATTGTAAGCTTCGATTATGGACACGACATCTTGCCGTTCATGACCAAGATCGCAAACGAGCCTTCTCAAAGGGGGAGTTGTCGTGCGACAGTAACCGTGAACAAGTACGGACACTTTCTCGTAGCTCTGTTCAACTACGCAATAGCGCGTGACTACATTTCAAACAACCCTATGCGCCTTTGGAAAAAAGCAAAGGTCAAAAAAAAGGACATACAGCTTACAATTGAAGATGCACAAAAGATTATGCATTGTGCTGCGCCTCACTTGAGATGGGCAATGGAAGTATGCTTTAATTTGGGGACACGCTCTGGTGAATCAGAATTACTTTCATTGAAATGGTCAGACGTAGACTACGAGAAAAAGATGGTCCATGTCTACGGCAGAAAGACAAAAACGGACCGGTTCATACCAGTCAGTGATGAGTTTCTTAAGAAGCTTGCAGAAAAGCAGGCTGTCGCCCGTACAGATCACATTGTTGAATTTCGAGGCAGACCAATTCGAATGATTCGTAATGCGTTCCGTCAGGCTGTGAGAAAAGCTCAAATTACATATCCTGTTCGCATGTATGATTTGAGACACCTTTTTGCGACCTCTCTCATCAGTGCAGGGGCCTCAATTGGGTCAGTTTCGAAGCTGATGGGTCATGCTCGAATCTCAACAACGGTCAATGTCTACTACCAGGTCAAGCAGGAGGAGCTGGAGCGCGCGATGAGCATTTTACCCAAGCTCGAAGTGAACGATGCTAAGACGGGCTCTTGA
- a CDS encoding tyrosine-type recombinase/integrase: MKVQPITDLKDIKRIKRLLSSNPRNLLLFIMGINAGLRVQDILALRVTDVEYAVVGDRITVIERKTKKENVLIINQEIYDAVQRYLAFHKQRVPREFLFKSRKGWNYPLSTYAVTHMVQGWCDEINLAGNYGAHTLRKTWCYQQRKLYGVSWELLAKRMNHSNPAVTRRYLGIQAEEVEEVLLNAI; the protein is encoded by the coding sequence ATGAAGGTGCAGCCAATTACTGATCTGAAGGATATTAAGCGCATCAAGCGATTGTTGTCATCTAATCCGAGAAACTTGTTGCTATTTATAATGGGTATCAACGCAGGGTTACGAGTCCAAGATATTTTGGCATTGCGTGTGACTGATGTTGAATATGCTGTTGTTGGAGATCGTATAACTGTGATTGAAAGGAAGACAAAGAAAGAGAATGTGCTCATCATTAACCAGGAAATTTATGATGCCGTGCAACGGTATCTGGCCTTTCATAAGCAGCGTGTTCCGAGGGAGTTCCTGTTTAAGAGCCGGAAAGGTTGGAACTACCCACTGAGCACATATGCTGTAACCCATATGGTCCAGGGCTGGTGCGATGAAATCAATCTGGCCGGCAATTACGGTGCTCATACCCTTCGCAAGACGTGGTGTTACCAGCAACGAAAGCTCTATGGCGTGTCCTGGGAGTTACTCGCGAAAAGGATGAACCATTCCAACCCCGCAGTAACTCGCCGTTACCTTGGCATCCAAGCTGAGGAAGTGGAAGAAGTGTTGCTCAATGCTATCTAG
- a CDS encoding AAA family ATPase, with protein sequence MSIVQNTPQENSNFKALSLETLLKQSYNVEYLIDQILPKNESLLIVGKCGCGKSTLVMQIAVELCDPSHNLFLGLLPISPSPQPRKVLIIQAENHGGGLSKHFTEMLQGRSMASCQSILTGIYFMSNKLTGRASGDLMAPAFYAEVERLLAAGHYDVVILDPLASFHSSEEFNNEQMRRVLDRLQALTENYHATLIVVHHDGKNPANSTGGRGASSIGDWAANVWQIRNNKGKFELENLKARNSARYPSVIKLELKNSIFTASSATSNSLHADLAYVVNALKNLNGQANSTSDLVNETSRLLRNDGKASSPSIARPLIDKAVNSGLVTEIHPGGNKITFKLI encoded by the coding sequence ATGAGCATCGTACAGAACACACCTCAAGAGAATTCTAACTTTAAAGCACTGAGTTTAGAAACACTTTTAAAACAAAGCTACAACGTTGAATATCTGATTGATCAAATTCTTCCAAAAAATGAATCACTGTTAATTGTTGGAAAATGTGGATGCGGAAAATCAACTTTGGTGATGCAGATCGCTGTAGAGCTTTGCGACCCATCACATAACTTGTTCTTAGGTCTGTTGCCAATTTCACCAAGTCCACAACCTCGCAAAGTACTCATAATCCAAGCTGAGAACCATGGTGGAGGACTTTCGAAGCATTTTACCGAAATGCTTCAAGGACGGTCCATGGCATCGTGCCAATCGATTTTGACCGGAATCTATTTCATGAGCAACAAGCTCACAGGTAGGGCCAGCGGTGATTTGATGGCACCAGCGTTTTACGCAGAGGTTGAACGGCTTCTTGCAGCCGGGCACTACGATGTTGTTATTCTGGACCCTCTCGCGAGTTTCCATTCGAGCGAAGAATTCAATAATGAGCAGATGCGGCGCGTATTGGATAGGTTGCAAGCTCTCACTGAGAATTACCATGCAACGCTGATTGTGGTGCATCACGATGGTAAAAATCCCGCAAACTCTACTGGGGGTCGTGGTGCAAGCTCAATCGGAGATTGGGCCGCAAACGTGTGGCAGATTCGGAACAATAAAGGAAAGTTTGAGCTTGAGAATCTTAAAGCTAGGAATTCTGCAAGGTATCCATCAGTGATTAAGCTCGAGTTGAAAAATTCCATCTTTACTGCATCATCAGCAACATCTAATTCGTTACATGCAGACCTTGCATATGTTGTTAATGCTTTAAAAAATCTGAATGGACAAGCGAATTCAACTAGCGATTTGGTTAATGAAACGTCAAGGTTACTTAGAAATGATGGAAAAGCATCTTCACCGAGCATTGCAAGACCATTAATTGATAAAGCTGTAAATTCTGGATTAGTTACTGAAATTCATCCAGGAGGAAATAAGATTACGTTCAAATTGATTTAA